The Sphingomonas alpina genome has a segment encoding these proteins:
- a CDS encoding acetyl-CoA C-acetyltransferase, whose translation MTDIVITAAKRTPVGSFLGAFGTVPAHELGRIAIEAALEQAGVEGADVSEVILGQVLTAAQGQNPARQASMAAGVPKEIPAWGVNQVCGSGLRAVALAAQAIATGDATIVVAGGQESMSLSAHAQNLRGGQKMGDLALVDTMVKDGLTDVFNGYHMGITAENLAEQYQVTRGQQDEFSVRSQNLADAARSSGRFRDEIAPVTVKGRKGDTIVSDDEYIRSGVTLESVSGVKPAFKKDGTVTAANASGLNDGAAALVLMSREEAEKRGSTILATIRSWASAGVDPSIMGIGPVPATRRALEKAGWTIGDLDLIEANEAFAAQALSVGKELGWDANKVNVNGGAIAIGHPIGASGARVLTTLIYEMQKRDAKKGLATLCIGGGMGIAMCIER comes from the coding sequence GGGACAGTCCCAGCGCATGAACTCGGCCGGATCGCGATCGAAGCGGCGCTGGAGCAGGCCGGGGTCGAAGGTGCGGATGTATCGGAAGTGATTCTCGGTCAGGTATTGACCGCCGCCCAAGGACAGAATCCGGCGCGGCAGGCATCGATGGCGGCCGGCGTACCGAAGGAGATCCCGGCCTGGGGCGTCAATCAGGTGTGCGGTTCGGGTCTGCGCGCGGTGGCGCTGGCGGCTCAGGCGATCGCCACCGGTGACGCGACGATCGTCGTCGCGGGCGGCCAGGAATCGATGTCGCTCAGCGCCCATGCGCAGAATCTGCGCGGGGGGCAGAAGATGGGCGATCTCGCCTTGGTCGATACGATGGTCAAGGACGGGCTGACCGATGTGTTCAACGGCTATCATATGGGCATCACCGCTGAGAATCTTGCCGAACAATATCAGGTGACGCGCGGGCAGCAGGACGAATTCTCGGTCCGCTCGCAGAACCTTGCCGATGCGGCGCGGTCGTCGGGTCGGTTCCGTGACGAGATCGCACCGGTCACGGTCAAGGGTCGCAAGGGCGACACGATCGTGTCCGATGACGAATATATCCGCAGCGGCGTGACGCTGGAGAGCGTGTCGGGCGTGAAACCGGCATTCAAGAAGGACGGCACTGTCACCGCAGCCAATGCCAGCGGCCTGAACGATGGCGCCGCAGCCCTGGTGTTGATGAGCCGCGAAGAGGCCGAGAAGCGCGGATCGACGATCCTTGCTACGATCCGGAGCTGGGCGTCGGCTGGCGTCGATCCTTCGATCATGGGCATCGGACCGGTCCCGGCGACGCGCCGCGCGCTTGAAAAGGCCGGCTGGACCATCGGCGACCTTGACCTGATCGAGGCGAACGAAGCGTTCGCGGCACAGGCTTTGTCGGTCGGCAAGGAACTTGGCTGGGATGCGAACAAGGTCAACGTCAATGGCGGCGCGATCGCGATCGGCCATCCGATCGGCGCGAGCGGCGCACGTGTGCTGACAACCCTGATCTACGAGATGCAGAAGCGCGATGCGAAGAAGGGCCTGGCGACGCTCTGCATCGGCGGCGGGATGGGCATCGCCATGTGTATCGAGCGTTAA
- a CDS encoding TonB-dependent receptor domain-containing protein yields MLKTRLLAASALAAGTFMVPTGAFAQAAPAAAEQPAATDAADANDDTIIVTGSRIRRPNDDSPVPITTVSKEEIFQSGRISVGDVLNDLPQLRSSLGSQNSTSGLGTRGVNFLDLRGLGRSRTLVLINGRRQVSADIINNGNAVDINTLPTDLIDRVDIVTGGNSSIYGSDAIAGVVNFVLKDNFEGLQFHGQSGVSRYGDAGNQYASVVAGTNFAEGRGNIALNVEFAHQSDYYASGRPNLRQNDAFVVVDTDSTPGDDVKDRAFYRDLRSSTISLGGQVGIRYSAAAAPCGKDAAGSVNSAYTCGFLFQPDGSLVSQTGLRVGLGPNGNFVGGNGTTSREGKLVVLSPDIKRYVANAIGHFEISPAFVPFFEAKYVRTDARGSQSGPFFAQGTTLQDGIDAGFADRSYSNGGVAGTNREGIRLDNPFLSAANRNILAAQMTAAINSGVNPNTGTAFGTTAAGLANQAAALAQVAAGTYRFSLRRNWVDLGTRDEQIRRELYRAVVGVRGDVGSDWNYEISANYGEHSERNVITGNVNTQRYLLAIDTTRNAAGQIVCRSQVDPVYGGSDVAGNAAVLARDIAACVPLNPFGQGNVSDAAKAYLTTPTVATGKAKQFVASGFVSGKLFELPGGPLAVSVGGEYRRETLTYDLDPVTQAGYAFYNAIPSFRAPAFEVKEAFGELSVPIIKDVPFFKELTLHGSGRVADYKGSVGTVYAYSGDVTWRPVSDLLLRGSYSKSVRSPYLGDLYSVPGQNFTPAPNDPCSARNINTGSSTRAANCAAAGRPAGYDYAYTASLEILSGGNPNLKAETSKSKTLGAVFQPSFFRGLTVSVDYYDITVDNVITSPTVQAALNACYDSPTLSNQFCALFQRAGASGGPNGEDPFRIIEGSYKDSPQNYARLKTRGFDTNIAFNRDFGFMKASLKGVWTHVVQNDQFTDPSRPNFKNVITDELGDPSDAFNISTDLKFGKFTIGHTFRWLDKMYLNTWEDYNSVNGGPPQNPDYASLERYPVTTYNDVRVGFDVNDKFKIDLGINNVGDTKPPYGLTGVGAGSGIYDNRGRFFYTGVTAKF; encoded by the coding sequence ATGCTGAAAACTCGCCTTCTGGCGGCCAGTGCGCTCGCCGCCGGCACTTTCATGGTTCCGACCGGCGCTTTCGCACAAGCTGCTCCAGCCGCCGCTGAGCAGCCTGCAGCCACCGACGCCGCCGATGCCAATGACGATACCATCATCGTGACGGGCTCGCGCATCCGCCGCCCGAACGACGATTCGCCGGTGCCGATCACGACCGTCAGCAAGGAAGAGATTTTCCAGAGCGGCCGTATCTCGGTCGGTGACGTGCTCAACGACCTGCCGCAGCTGCGCAGCTCGCTCGGCTCGCAGAACTCGACCTCGGGTCTTGGTACTCGCGGCGTCAACTTCCTCGACCTTCGCGGCCTGGGCCGTTCGCGCACGCTGGTGCTGATCAACGGCCGCCGCCAGGTGTCGGCAGACATCATCAACAACGGCAACGCGGTCGACATCAACACGCTGCCCACCGACCTGATCGACCGGGTCGACATCGTGACCGGCGGTAACTCGTCGATCTACGGTTCCGACGCCATCGCGGGTGTCGTCAACTTCGTCCTCAAGGACAATTTCGAAGGCCTGCAGTTCCACGGCCAGAGCGGCGTCAGCCGTTATGGTGACGCGGGCAACCAATATGCGTCGGTCGTTGCCGGCACCAACTTCGCCGAAGGCCGCGGCAATATCGCACTCAATGTCGAATTCGCTCACCAGAGCGATTATTACGCGTCGGGCCGGCCCAATCTGCGCCAGAACGACGCCTTCGTCGTGGTCGACACTGACAGCACCCCGGGCGACGATGTAAAGGATCGCGCTTTCTATCGTGATCTGCGCAGCTCGACCATCTCCCTCGGCGGCCAGGTCGGCATCCGCTACTCCGCTGCGGCTGCGCCTTGCGGTAAGGACGCTGCAGGATCGGTAAACTCGGCCTACACCTGCGGCTTCCTGTTCCAGCCCGATGGCAGCCTCGTCAGCCAGACCGGCCTGCGTGTTGGCCTGGGTCCGAACGGCAACTTTGTCGGCGGCAACGGAACGACCAGCCGCGAAGGCAAGCTGGTAGTGCTCTCGCCCGACATCAAGCGCTATGTCGCCAACGCCATCGGCCACTTTGAAATTTCGCCGGCATTTGTGCCGTTCTTCGAAGCGAAATATGTCCGCACCGATGCTCGTGGTTCGCAGAGCGGGCCGTTCTTTGCACAGGGCACGACCCTTCAGGACGGCATCGACGCCGGCTTCGCTGATCGTTCCTATTCGAACGGCGGCGTTGCGGGGACGAACCGTGAGGGCATTCGTCTCGACAACCCCTTTCTGTCGGCCGCGAATCGCAATATCCTCGCCGCGCAGATGACCGCCGCGATCAACTCGGGCGTCAATCCCAATACCGGCACAGCTTTCGGCACCACTGCAGCGGGATTGGCCAACCAGGCCGCCGCATTGGCGCAGGTCGCCGCAGGCACCTACCGTTTCTCGCTGCGTCGTAACTGGGTCGACCTCGGCACTCGCGACGAGCAGATTCGGCGTGAACTGTATCGCGCGGTGGTCGGTGTTCGTGGCGATGTCGGAAGCGACTGGAACTACGAAATCTCAGCCAACTATGGCGAGCACAGCGAGCGCAACGTCATCACCGGCAACGTCAACACGCAGCGTTACCTGCTGGCGATCGACACCACGCGGAACGCCGCTGGACAGATCGTCTGCCGTTCGCAGGTTGATCCGGTATACGGCGGCAGCGATGTCGCCGGCAACGCAGCGGTGCTGGCGCGCGATATCGCCGCCTGCGTTCCGCTCAATCCGTTCGGTCAGGGCAATGTGAGCGATGCCGCCAAGGCATATCTGACGACGCCGACTGTTGCGACCGGCAAGGCGAAGCAGTTCGTCGCAAGCGGCTTCGTTTCGGGCAAACTGTTCGAATTGCCTGGCGGCCCGCTCGCGGTTTCGGTCGGCGGCGAGTATCGTCGCGAGACCCTGACCTATGACCTGGATCCGGTGACTCAGGCTGGCTATGCATTCTACAATGCCATCCCTTCGTTCCGGGCGCCTGCCTTCGAAGTGAAGGAAGCATTCGGCGAATTGTCGGTCCCGATCATCAAGGACGTGCCCTTCTTCAAGGAATTGACGCTCCATGGTTCGGGCCGCGTCGCGGACTATAAGGGTTCGGTGGGTACCGTTTACGCGTATAGCGGCGACGTCACCTGGCGCCCGGTCAGCGACCTGCTGCTGCGCGGTTCCTACTCGAAGTCGGTGCGTTCGCCCTATCTCGGCGATCTCTACTCGGTTCCGGGGCAGAACTTCACGCCGGCACCGAACGATCCTTGCTCGGCGCGTAACATCAACACCGGTTCGTCCACGCGTGCGGCCAATTGCGCTGCTGCCGGTCGTCCGGCGGGTTACGACTACGCCTATACCGCGTCGCTCGAAATCCTCAGCGGCGGCAATCCGAACCTGAAGGCTGAAACCTCCAAGTCGAAGACTCTGGGCGCCGTGTTCCAGCCCAGCTTCTTCCGCGGGTTGACGGTGTCGGTCGACTATTACGACATCACGGTCGATAATGTGATCACCTCACCGACCGTGCAGGCGGCGTTGAACGCATGCTACGATTCGCCGACTCTCAGCAACCAGTTCTGCGCTCTGTTCCAGCGCGCAGGTGCCAGCGGTGGACCCAACGGGGAAGACCCCTTCCGGATCATCGAGGGCTCCTACAAGGATAGCCCGCAGAACTACGCGCGACTGAAAACCCGCGGTTTCGATACGAACATTGCGTTCAATCGTGACTTCGGCTTCATGAAGGCGAGCCTGAAGGGCGTGTGGACCCATGTCGTCCAGAACGACCAGTTCACCGATCCGTCGCGTCCAAACTTCAAGAACGTGATCACGGACGAGTTGGGCGATCCTTCGGACGCGTTCAACATCAGCACCGACCTCAAGTTCGGCAAGTTCACCATCGGACACACCTTCCGCTGGTTGGACAAGATGTACCTGAACACCTGGGAAGACTATAATTCGGTCAATGGCGGCCCTCCGCAGAACCCGGATTATGCGTCGCTCGAGAGGTATCCGGTTACGACCTACAATGACGTCCGCGTCGGCTTCGACGTGAACGACAAGTTCAAGATCGACCTGGGTATCAACAATGTCGGCGACACCAAGCCTCCGTACGGCCTGACCGGCGTCGGCGCGGGCTCGGGCATCTACGACAACCGTGGCCGCTTCTTCTACACGGGCGTCACTGCCAAGTTCTGA
- a CDS encoding 2OG-Fe(II) oxygenase, which yields MSDAVITRANQLSASGATADAIALLTKAADAGDVDALMQLAVWRLVGKTMPRDLSEARALLRRAVAIGHVDAALMEVALTANGSGGPPSWTAALSLLRTAAVDDPIAMEQLQLLDTMAIDADGAPTQLPSPEVLSTAPHIVRFARLFTQQECAHIAGVAAPMLEPARIIDPQTGQWVANPIRTSDDAAIGPTNENLVVRALNQRIAAASGTSIGQGEPLTVLRYRPGQQYRPHLDTIQGAQNQRIKTVLVYLNEGFDGGETVFPGVNLTVTPRGGDAILFDTVLTTGAPDPAARHAGLPVRQGAKWLATRWIRAEPIDPWTIS from the coding sequence ATGTCTGATGCAGTGATCACTCGTGCCAATCAGCTCAGCGCGTCGGGCGCGACAGCGGACGCCATCGCCTTGCTGACCAAAGCGGCGGACGCCGGCGACGTCGATGCGCTGATGCAGCTGGCCGTCTGGCGCCTTGTCGGGAAGACCATGCCACGCGATCTGAGCGAGGCGCGCGCATTGCTGCGACGGGCGGTTGCAATCGGTCATGTCGATGCCGCGCTGATGGAAGTGGCGCTGACCGCCAATGGCAGTGGCGGGCCCCCAAGCTGGACTGCAGCCCTGTCTCTTCTCCGAACTGCCGCCGTTGACGACCCGATCGCGATGGAGCAACTCCAATTGCTCGATACGATGGCGATCGACGCCGATGGTGCGCCCACACAATTGCCATCCCCGGAAGTGCTGAGCACCGCGCCGCACATCGTCCGCTTCGCAAGATTGTTCACGCAGCAGGAATGCGCACATATCGCTGGAGTCGCGGCTCCGATGCTTGAGCCCGCGCGGATCATCGACCCGCAGACCGGCCAATGGGTTGCGAACCCGATCCGCACGTCGGACGATGCGGCGATCGGTCCCACCAACGAGAATTTGGTGGTTCGCGCACTCAATCAGCGGATCGCCGCAGCCAGCGGGACCAGCATTGGCCAAGGCGAACCGCTGACTGTGCTACGCTACCGGCCGGGGCAGCAATACCGGCCCCATCTCGACACGATCCAGGGCGCTCAAAACCAGCGGATCAAGACGGTGTTGGTCTATCTCAATGAAGGTTTTGACGGCGGCGAGACTGTGTTTCCGGGCGTCAACCTGACGGTGACGCCACGCGGCGGCGATGCCATCCTGTTCGACACTGTTCTGACGACGGGCGCCCCGGATCCCGCGGCGCGCCATGCCGGCCTGCCCGTTCGGCAGGGGGCGAAATGGCTGGCCACGCGATGGATTCGCGCGGAGCCGATCGATCCCTGGACGATCAGCTGA
- the alr gene encoding alanine racemase encodes MTNAPSRLNLDSAALVSNWHALAAMSGSAACGAAIKADGYGLGAMQIVSRLADAGCRDFFVATWAEAEPLASFGVSVSVLHGVREEDLAQAGAGGARPVLNTVNQIARWKQAGGGSCDVMVDTGMNRLGVSVDDIAAGLLDGLQVETLMSHLACADQDHAMNERQRMAFAALAGRTGARRMSLANSAGIALGESYAFDLTRPGIALYGGVPRPEFAGVIRQVVTPEAQILQRRHVPAGASVGYNATFTTTRDTQVAILNLGYADGYFRGFSGTGAALFEERQLPVLGRVSMDLIAIDVSTAPELAEGDWVALDYGLPVAAAASGMSQYELLTGLGERFQRCWTVS; translated from the coding sequence ATGACGAACGCGCCCTCACGCTTGAACCTTGATTCCGCTGCTCTGGTCAGCAACTGGCACGCGCTTGCCGCGATGAGCGGCAGCGCCGCATGCGGTGCTGCGATCAAGGCCGACGGCTACGGCTTGGGTGCGATGCAGATCGTGTCACGCCTCGCCGATGCAGGGTGCCGAGATTTTTTCGTCGCTACCTGGGCAGAGGCAGAGCCCCTCGCATCATTCGGCGTGTCCGTCTCGGTCTTGCACGGAGTCCGGGAAGAGGACCTTGCGCAGGCCGGGGCAGGGGGCGCCCGACCGGTGCTCAACACGGTGAACCAGATTGCGCGCTGGAAGCAAGCCGGTGGCGGATCATGTGACGTGATGGTCGACACCGGGATGAACCGGCTGGGCGTATCGGTCGATGATATCGCCGCGGGCCTACTCGACGGGCTGCAGGTTGAAACGCTGATGAGCCACCTCGCTTGCGCCGATCAGGATCATGCGATGAATGAACGTCAGCGCATGGCCTTTGCGGCTCTGGCGGGGCGCACCGGTGCCAGGCGCATGAGCCTCGCCAATTCCGCCGGAATAGCCTTGGGTGAGAGCTATGCCTTCGATCTCACCCGGCCTGGCATTGCCCTATATGGGGGAGTGCCGCGGCCGGAATTCGCAGGTGTGATCCGTCAAGTTGTGACACCCGAGGCGCAGATACTGCAGCGCCGTCATGTGCCGGCTGGCGCATCGGTTGGCTATAACGCGACGTTCACGACCACCCGGGACACGCAGGTCGCAATTCTCAACCTCGGCTATGCCGACGGTTATTTCCGCGGTTTCTCAGGCACTGGGGCGGCTCTGTTCGAGGAGCGACAGTTGCCGGTGCTCGGGCGCGTCTCGATGGACCTCATCGCAATCGATGTTTCGACCGCGCCAGAGCTGGCCGAAGGCGATTGGGTGGCGTTGGATTATGGACTTCCCGTGGCGGCTGCTGCGAGTGGTATGTCGCAATATGAGCTACTGACGGGGCTTGGAGAGCGGTTCCAACGCTGCTGGACGGTCAGCTGA
- a CDS encoding MFS transporter produces the protein MAITTAADIASEPGMTSEPSVKDIRLVITASSLGTVFEWYDFFIYGTLAASGIIGRTFFPAGNETMQTLLAWAGFAVGFGFRPLGAVLFGYLGDKLGRKYTFLVTITLMGIATAGVGLIPSFEAIGFAAPIMVIGLRILQGLALGGEYGGAAIYVAEHSPKGKSGYYTSFIQASVVGGFILSLVVVLATKWALPAALWESWGWRFPFLFSLLLLAVSLWMRLKLSESPVFKKMKAEGEMAKNPFVESFTYPGNLKRLFVALFGIAAGLTVIWYTAMFSVLSFLQTTMRVQETAAQLIIGVGCIMGLFWFILFGKLSDRVGRKKPIVVGYVLTLILLFPVFWAIGSAANPDLALAAKRAPVIVSGPVCAYSPFATKQTDQCGILLDYFSKKGVQYTKAHSPVTVVMIGGLPIADTTPAGLDMALAKAGYNLDKVVPAPLNIAVILFAILVLGALSGVTYGPVAALLSEMFPPRIRYSSMSIPYHLGTGYFGGFLPFISQYIVAKTGDPYAGLWYTMAVVAMALAVTVWGLSETRPGMASAD, from the coding sequence ATGGCCATAACCACGGCAGCCGACATCGCTTCAGAGCCCGGCATGACGTCCGAACCCTCGGTGAAGGACATCCGTCTGGTCATCACCGCGTCGTCGCTCGGCACCGTGTTCGAATGGTACGACTTCTTCATCTACGGCACGCTCGCTGCGTCGGGCATCATCGGCCGGACCTTTTTCCCGGCCGGAAACGAGACGATGCAGACCTTGCTCGCCTGGGCGGGCTTTGCGGTCGGCTTTGGTTTCCGGCCTCTGGGGGCAGTGCTGTTCGGCTATCTCGGCGACAAGCTTGGGCGCAAATATACCTTCCTCGTCACGATTACGCTGATGGGTATCGCGACCGCCGGTGTCGGCCTGATTCCGTCTTTCGAGGCGATCGGATTCGCCGCACCGATCATGGTCATCGGCTTGCGCATCCTGCAGGGCCTGGCGCTTGGTGGCGAATATGGCGGCGCGGCAATCTATGTCGCGGAGCATTCGCCCAAGGGAAAATCGGGTTACTATACCAGCTTCATCCAGGCGAGCGTGGTTGGCGGCTTCATCCTCAGCCTTGTCGTCGTGCTCGCGACCAAGTGGGCCCTGCCGGCTGCACTCTGGGAAAGCTGGGGCTGGCGGTTTCCCTTCCTCTTCTCGCTGCTGCTGCTTGCCGTGTCATTGTGGATGCGCCTGAAGCTATCCGAAAGCCCGGTGTTCAAGAAGATGAAGGCCGAAGGTGAGATGGCGAAGAATCCCTTCGTCGAAAGCTTTACCTATCCCGGCAATCTCAAGCGGTTGTTCGTCGCCCTGTTCGGCATTGCTGCCGGGCTGACGGTGATCTGGTACACCGCGATGTTCAGCGTGCTGTCCTTTCTGCAGACGACGATGCGCGTGCAGGAAACCGCTGCGCAGCTGATCATCGGCGTGGGCTGCATCATGGGGCTGTTCTGGTTCATTCTGTTCGGCAAATTGTCCGATCGGGTCGGGCGCAAGAAGCCGATCGTGGTCGGCTATGTTCTGACCCTCATCCTGCTTTTCCCGGTCTTCTGGGCGATCGGCAGCGCGGCCAATCCCGATCTTGCGCTGGCGGCGAAGCGTGCGCCGGTGATCGTCTCCGGCCCGGTTTGCGCCTATAGCCCGTTTGCGACGAAGCAGACCGATCAATGCGGTATCCTGCTCGACTATTTCTCGAAAAAGGGCGTGCAATACACCAAGGCGCACAGCCCGGTGACGGTGGTGATGATCGGCGGCCTGCCGATCGCCGATACCACGCCAGCCGGCCTCGACATGGCGTTGGCCAAGGCAGGGTATAATCTCGACAAGGTCGTCCCCGCGCCGCTCAATATCGCCGTCATCCTGTTCGCGATTCTCGTGCTCGGTGCGCTTTCCGGTGTCACTTATGGTCCGGTGGCGGCATTGTTGTCGGAAATGTTTCCGCCGCGGATCCGCTACAGCTCGATGTCGATCCCCTACCATCTCGGTACGGGCTATTTCGGTGGTTTCTTGCCCTTTATCAGCCAGTATATCGTCGCGAAGACCGGTGATCCCTATGCGGGTCTGTGGTACACCATGGCCGTGGTCGCGATGGCACTGGCGGTAACGGTATGGGGGTTGAGCGAAACCCGGCCAGGTATGGCGAGCGCCGACTAG
- a CDS encoding DUF1579 domain-containing protein — MIDRRDMLSLALLAGAATAVPAVANSLAGDDHAHDFDFLIGSWRVKHHRLKERLTGSDAWQDFEGTCVMQPLMGGVGNVDDNWLDIPSGPYSAVGLRSYDPKNGLWAIWWLDGRSPHTIDVPVKGNFQDGVGTFLADDMLRGKPVKLRFQWSAITANSAEWRQALSADGGKTWETNWVMHFTRA; from the coding sequence ATGATCGACCGCCGCGATATGCTCAGCCTTGCTCTCCTGGCCGGCGCCGCCACGGCTGTACCTGCCGTCGCCAATAGCCTTGCCGGTGACGATCATGCGCATGATTTCGATTTCCTGATCGGGTCGTGGCGCGTGAAGCATCACCGCCTCAAGGAACGGCTGACCGGTAGCGACGCGTGGCAGGATTTCGAAGGCACCTGCGTGATGCAGCCGCTGATGGGTGGCGTCGGCAATGTCGACGACAACTGGCTCGATATCCCGAGCGGCCCCTACAGTGCGGTTGGTCTGCGCTCCTATGATCCGAAGAACGGGCTTTGGGCGATCTGGTGGCTCGACGGGCGCAGTCCGCACACCATCGACGTGCCGGTGAAGGGCAATTTCCAGGACGGCGTCGGAACCTTCCTTGCCGACGATATGCTGCGCGGAAAACCGGTCAAGTTGCGCTTCCAATGGTCGGCGATCACCGCCAACAGTGCGGAATGGCGCCAGGCCCTGTCCGCTGATGGTGGCAAGACCTGGGAAACCAACTGGGTCATGCACTTCACCCGCGCCTGA
- the mmsB gene encoding 3-hydroxyisobutyrate dehydrogenase has translation MARVAFIGLGNMGGGMAANLAKKGHDVRAFDLSADALARAKDAGCLPAATVEDALDGAEAIITMLPAGKHVEGVYTDAIFAAAPQSAILIDCSTIDVATAKRVAEAASAKGYTSVDAPVSGGIAAANAGTLTFMVGGSAEAFDRAQPFLADMGKAVIHAGASGTGQVAKIANNMLLGITMIGTCEAFLLAQKLGLDAQKFFDIASVSSGQSWSMTSYAPLPGVGPKTPADNEYQGGFATALMLKDLRLAMEAAGTAHADTPMGAKAAELYEKFYAEGQGGLDFSAIIRMLDQG, from the coding sequence ATGGCACGCGTCGCATTCATCGGTCTCGGCAACATGGGGGGCGGCATGGCCGCCAACCTGGCGAAGAAGGGACATGACGTCCGCGCTTTCGACCTTTCGGCCGATGCGCTCGCCCGCGCGAAAGATGCCGGCTGCCTGCCCGCCGCAACGGTCGAAGATGCGCTCGATGGCGCCGAAGCGATCATCACCATGCTGCCCGCCGGCAAGCATGTGGAGGGCGTCTATACCGACGCCATTTTCGCTGCCGCACCGCAATCCGCGATCCTGATCGATTGCTCGACCATTGATGTCGCCACAGCGAAACGCGTCGCCGAAGCAGCGTCTGCCAAGGGCTATACGTCGGTCGACGCACCTGTTTCGGGCGGCATTGCGGCTGCCAATGCCGGTACGCTCACCTTCATGGTCGGCGGCAGCGCCGAAGCGTTCGATCGTGCGCAGCCTTTCCTGGCCGATATGGGCAAGGCGGTGATCCATGCCGGAGCAAGCGGTACCGGACAGGTCGCCAAGATCGCCAACAACATGCTGCTCGGCATTACGATGATCGGGACGTGCGAGGCTTTCCTGCTTGCGCAAAAACTTGGCCTCGACGCGCAGAAATTCTTCGATATCGCGAGCGTTTCGTCGGGCCAGAGCTGGTCGATGACGAGCTATGCGCCGCTCCCCGGGGTCGGCCCGAAAACACCCGCCGATAATGAGTATCAGGGCGGTTTCGCCACGGCACTGATGCTCAAGGACCTGCGCCTGGCGATGGAAGCGGCCGGCACGGCGCATGCCGACACGCCGATGGGTGCGAAGGCGGCCGAACTGTACGAGAAGTTCTACGCAGAAGGGCAGGGCGGGCTGGATTTCTCGGCGATCATCCGGATGCTTGACCAAGGCTAG
- a CDS encoding enoyl-CoA hydratase codes for MATYETLLVEQRDAVTLITLNRPQALNALNNQVLGELVAAMTAYDADDSQHCAVLTGSEKAFAAGADIKEMAGQSFAEMFSGNYFAGWERFTATRKPIIAAVAGFALGGGCELAMMCDFILAADTAKFGQPEIKLGVGPGMGGSQRLTRAIGKAKAMEMCLTGRMMGAEEAERAGLVSRVIPAAELLDEALKTAATIAGMAPLAALANKEMVNAAFETGLAQGIQFERRLFHALFGTADQKEGMAAFVEKRPGNWTGK; via the coding sequence ATGGCCACTTACGAAACCCTGCTCGTCGAGCAGCGCGACGCCGTCACGCTGATCACCCTCAACCGTCCTCAGGCGCTCAATGCGCTCAACAACCAGGTGCTCGGCGAGCTGGTCGCGGCGATGACCGCGTATGACGCTGATGACAGCCAGCATTGCGCGGTGCTGACCGGCAGCGAAAAGGCTTTTGCTGCCGGCGCCGACATCAAGGAAATGGCCGGCCAGTCGTTCGCCGAGATGTTCAGCGGCAATTATTTCGCCGGGTGGGAGCGTTTCACCGCGACGCGCAAGCCGATCATCGCCGCGGTTGCCGGCTTTGCGCTCGGTGGCGGGTGCGAACTGGCGATGATGTGCGACTTCATCCTCGCTGCCGACACCGCGAAGTTCGGCCAGCCCGAGATCAAGCTTGGCGTTGGCCCCGGCATGGGCGGGTCGCAGCGGCTGACCCGCGCGATCGGCAAGGCCAAGGCGATGGAGATGTGCCTGACCGGCCGGATGATGGGCGCCGAGGAAGCGGAGCGTGCGGGGCTGGTCAGCCGGGTCATTCCGGCGGCCGAACTGCTCGACGAGGCGCTGAAGACCGCCGCGACGATCGCCGGCATGGCGCCGCTCGCTGCGCTCGCCAACAAGGAGATGGTCAACGCCGCGTTCGAGACGGGCCTGGCGCAAGGCATCCAGTTCGAACGCCGGCTGTTCCATGCCCTGTTCGGCACCGCCGACCAGAAGGAGGGCATGGCCGCGTTCGTCGAGAAGCGCCCGGGGAACTGGACGGGCAAATAA